The Dehalococcoidia bacterium nucleotide sequence ACAATTCACAAGGAGCCCAGACTGGGCGATATTCGCCATAGCCTGGCTGACATTTCCAAAGCTCAAATATTTGGCTACAGGCCAAAATATGATTTGGAATCCGGGCTGAGAGAAATCTTGGGGAGACTGAATTGAATTCCCGGGACTGACCTATGATGACTTTACCCCCTTCATTCTGGGCCTATAGGGCCTATTTAACGCTGATGGATTCTGTATTGTGGTTCCTCTGGACTGGTTGTGGAATTTGCCGTTCTCATCTGAGCCTTCAGTTTATCCGCGCTGATGAAGGGCGCGAATGACACTAACAATTATAACATCCAACCGCTCTGAAACCACACACCCTACACTATTTGAGATGTTATGCCCCACAGCAAAAACACTTGTTTTCATGCTCCACAATGACGGACGGTAAACACAACGAAGAGGCCTCTTCTCAATCTGTTGGCGAGCCGCAGAGATTTGCTCTCGATATCATCTGGGTGGCCATAGCACAGGTATTCACCTCAGCAATAGCCATCTTTACCTTACCCGCTCTGACTAAGTCTTATTCCTCAGAAACTTTCGGTATATGGGTCCAGGTCAGTATGACAGTCAGCTTACTGACCCCGCTTTTCGTTCTACAACTAGGGACTGCACTGGTCAGATTTCTGACTGCCAGCGCAGCCAAGGAGAAAAAACGTCAGATCTTCGGCGCAATGCTCATCCCCATCCTCGTTTTCTCAGGCCTTGTCGCGGTGGCTGCAATGCTGCTGGCGCAACACCTCTCCTCGGTTATTTTCGCTAGCCCTGCTCATGCCACTTTTGTTCGTTTGGCTGTCCTCTGGACCATTGTTGAGGCGCTCTTCTTTTTTGGTATTTCCTACCTGCGCGCTGATGGTAAGATCAAGACGTTGTCAACTGTTTCGGCAGGTGTCGCTGTGGCTAAGATGGTGCTGATAGTAACACTGGCCAAATCGGGGTTTGGATTGCAATGGGTGATTATCAGCGTGATAGTGGCAGAGCTAGGGTTTACATTAGTGGTTTTCGGTCTCATTATTAGGGAGATCGGATTTCCCAAGCCAAATACCATGGGTCTAGGGGAATTCCTTGCTTTCAGTATCCCTCAACTGCCCAGTAGCCTTTTATTGTGGATAGTCAGTTCCAGCGACCGGTATTTCATTACTCATCTGATCAGTATATCACAAGCCGGGGTCTACTCATCATCCAATACCTTAGCCAGTTTGATGGCTCTGTTTTATGCCCCAATCGGCTTTGTCCTTTACCCTACCCTGTCAAAAGCCTGGGAGCAAAATCGGCTGGTAGAAGTAAGAAACTATCTTGAGTACTCAACCAAGCTTTTTCTGACTCTGGCTATCCCCGCTACTGCCGGGCTAGCCATCTTGTCGCAGGCCCTCTTGAATCTCCTGACTACCCCGGAATTTTTGGTCGGAGGGAGATTGGTGCTACTGGTTGCAATTGGGGCCGTATTTCTAGGAATATACCAGATGAATCTCTATATTGTCCTTCTGGTACGGAAGACCAAATGGTTGCCTTTGTTCGTAGGGGCCGCGGCAGCAATCAGTGTTGGCACTAACGTTGCTTTGATCCCCCGAATCGGGATCATGGGAGCTGCGGTTTCTAACATTGCTTCGTATTTTCTCTTGGCCTCAATTGTGTCTTTGTGGGCAAGAGAGACCGTTCACTATAGCATCGATCTGCTGTATCTAGGCAAAGTCATTGTAGCGACTTTGGTTATGGGCTTGTGTCTATGGGTGATGGACCTTAATGGTCCTTTCGGGATTATTCTGGGAGCATTTTCGGGAATGGTCATATTTGGCATCGGACTTCTCTTGATGAGAGCCTTTTCAGAGCAAGATAAACAGCTTGTCAGGGAGACCGTTAGGGCTCTGATGCCATCAAAGCGTTAGCGTGGGAAGTTAATCCCATAGTAAGCGATGCGGCTTTTGCACCAAATGAGGTACATAATTGCAGTGGTGTAATGAAAACATGCACCTGGAAAAGAGTAGTAGATACCCACGCCTTTACAGGCGTGGCACTTGCGGGTTCAAGCGGAGCTTGTCCTGCTCGGCTCTCACGCCCCGTCTTCACAGGCGGGGAACTCCCGCTTGATTAGAAAGGTGTTCTAGTGCAATTCCCTCTGTCTATCTTGCATGACTTCGATGTCCGTTTTTCCATCCTATTTCAATGCGGATTCAATGATGCTCTGTCTTATCCGTTCAGGCAGCTTTGGCACGACAAACCTCCCCATCCTGAACGCGTATTCGCGCAAAAGGAAGGCTCTTCTATTCAATGGCAGCATAACCGAGTAATCTTGGCCAAAAGTCAGCCCAAACTTAGCTTTCTGCTTATGGTGAACTTCTTGCGGGTCGGAACTATTGGATCCCATATTCAGACGGCGATAGCCGTGGCCCTGGGTCCATTTAAGAAGTTCCCAGATCAGACTGTAGTTTATAGTGTCATAACGGGCTGTCCTGTCAAGCCCCATGTATGGCACATGAACGGTCTTGCTGGGCTCATGAACAAAGAAGCCCATTCCACCGATGGCCCTATCCTGATTTGTGAGCAAGATTATGTGAAAATTCGTCGGGTGAAGTGATTGGAAAAGCTCCTGGAAAAAGGATTCAACATATGGGATAGCGCCGATATGCAGAATGTTTTGGCGATATAATTCATAGAATATTCCCATATCCTCAGCAGTGGTTACTTCCGTACTCAGATAGCCACCTTTGCGAATTCGATTGATTCGTTTTCGCTCCTCCGCCCTGAGAATATCATTCCAGATAATCTCCGGCGGCTTATCCTCAAGATCGATCTTCATCACCCCGTGACTGGTGTCCAGGCGTGATCCTGGAATGGCCGCTGCCTTACTCATCTCTTCGTCTGAAAAGTGTACAATAGCATACGTAATTCCCATTCTTTTGGCTGAACTCTGCAAATGTTGAACCAGTGCTTGCACCACTGGCTTGGCCAAGCCTTCTGCGCACAATGGGCCTCCATAATCGGAATAACTTAACGAATCCAAAACCCTGATGAGCGCAAGTTCTTTCCGTATCACAAAAGGGCAGAGCCCGATCATTTCACGATTTGAGTCCCGAACCACTAGGTAGTGAGGCTTAACATTGAAACACTTCTCTAGGATGTTCCTCCATGCCAGTGTGTGGTAGAAGGTTCCCTGTGGGGATTTGGCCACAAAATCCTCCCACTCTTTCTCGTCGCTCAGAGGTTCAACAATCATTTGTGATTTCCCCCCTTAATGATTAATCCCGCGTGCTGATGGGTTTCTCAAATACCTTTCGCAATGAGAATAACCTCATGCAGCTGACGGATTTCGTTTTGCGAAAACCCAACGCTTCAATCGATTTCACCGAAGGAACATTATCGATTTCAACATACGCGAGCATCTTCTTAAATCCCATTGATTGAGCTAATCGCAACCTTTCCTCATTGATCTTTTCCCCTAAGCCCATCCGGCGGAATTCCGGAAATACCAACCGGTCATACATCAATGACTCCGAATCGGCGAGACGAATCTCTGCCTCGAAGAGTTCTTC carries:
- a CDS encoding GNAT family N-acetyltransferase encodes the protein MNRLGFKYVTMIVYERSLDSEIPTVITKVPAEIKVLSKEDISSELFQGVILTSDDDGYSHQEALRKISEGDICLVVSVNNKPAGFGWIYTQKVKYEELFEAEIRLADSESLMYDRLVFPEFRRMGLGEKINEERLRLAQSMGFKKMLAYVEIDNVPSVKSIEALGFRKTKSVSCMRLFSLRKVFEKPISTRD
- a CDS encoding oligosaccharide flippase family protein encodes the protein MTDGKHNEEASSQSVGEPQRFALDIIWVAIAQVFTSAIAIFTLPALTKSYSSETFGIWVQVSMTVSLLTPLFVLQLGTALVRFLTASAAKEKKRQIFGAMLIPILVFSGLVAVAAMLLAQHLSSVIFASPAHATFVRLAVLWTIVEALFFFGISYLRADGKIKTLSTVSAGVAVAKMVLIVTLAKSGFGLQWVIISVIVAELGFTLVVFGLIIREIGFPKPNTMGLGEFLAFSIPQLPSSLLLWIVSSSDRYFITHLISISQAGVYSSSNTLASLMALFYAPIGFVLYPTLSKAWEQNRLVEVRNYLEYSTKLFLTLAIPATAGLAILSQALLNLLTTPEFLVGGRLVLLVAIGAVFLGIYQMNLYIVLLVRKTKWLPLFVGAAAAISVGTNVALIPRIGIMGAAVSNIASYFLLASIVSLWARETVHYSIDLLYLGKVIVATLVMGLCLWVMDLNGPFGIILGAFSGMVIFGIGLLLMRAFSEQDKQLVRETVRALMPSKR
- a CDS encoding GNAT family N-acetyltransferase, whose translation is MIVEPLSDEKEWEDFVAKSPQGTFYHTLAWRNILEKCFNVKPHYLVVRDSNREMIGLCPFVIRKELALIRVLDSLSYSDYGGPLCAEGLAKPVVQALVQHLQSSAKRMGITYAIVHFSDEEMSKAAAIPGSRLDTSHGVMKIDLEDKPPEIIWNDILRAEERKRINRIRKGGYLSTEVTTAEDMGIFYELYRQNILHIGAIPYVESFFQELFQSLHPTNFHIILLTNQDRAIGGMGFFVHEPSKTVHVPYMGLDRTARYDTINYSLIWELLKWTQGHGYRRLNMGSNSSDPQEVHHKQKAKFGLTFGQDYSVMLPLNRRAFLLREYAFRMGRFVVPKLPERIRQSIIESALK